A window from Methanobacterium formicicum DSM 3637 encodes these proteins:
- a CDS encoding cobaltochelatase subunit CobN: MKILRKQTILLVTTIVFALLLCGAVSAEDSQEVMGNGNYTQNSSYNNSETVIDPEITLNITLEHPEALADNKLPSVNVTDSNGNVVNGVTVTSLGNNLYRVNFASSLTSFILNISALGHVPQSVNVQVFVKNSTDPTLYGQANVTLRAYNLLILSGSPNVSPTFVNSNEALREEGYYFNLNHFTNTEITSGDADIENRIRQMAAKADIIVIQMISETDTVAKLRELIAGTNATILAIKCGVTFINDPTIDSNDTELRTYWDQSGEENMARFQLKALQRVGMAVDPSRDLSAVIYPTEFIYHPDSTKPMYTSWSDYYNWYTQQSGHYHENAPWIGMVAYNTIFLNGNGAILEAILRSLEAKGLNVILVITNGNPGRINAINNFFMDGNNTRISAMVACVGYTMVYTSSDMVSSLNQSIDLLEKLGVPIFAPIYASDLENWENDSSGLSSEIYWQVAFPEMEGRIEPIMLGGVVSAETDPYTGISVKRYIPLTDRVERVANRVFNWTQLQTLPDAEKKIAIIYYNLSGGKDGVEASYLNVPASIAEILKALKAEGYTIPDEYSVDYIINVLTTVGNNVGSWAPGELQKLVEAGAITIPIEQYMQWFSTLPEELQQEVIAAWGPIPGSVMVYNGSIVIPGIMLGNIFLGAQPMRGWGENSTDIAHSATLPPTHQYIAFYMWLQNSMQANAVIHLGTHGTLEWLPGRSVGLGADDWPDILLGDIPNIYPYIVDNTGEGTQAKRRGYAVIIDHLTAPLIASGLYGDLATLQDLMNSYDSTSDPERRSILQNEILALIAKLNLNEDINLNLETTPFATIKNEIQHHLEDIAATLMPYGLHTFGLALSGEILDQMVESIVSFDPANRDNDEFREMLRNLLAQNYEMQNLLAALRGEYISPSLGGDPIRRAEDVLPTGTNFYSFDPRSVPDKTAWVIGSKLADEMLAAYYAEHKCFPETVGIVVWSTETMRTCGQSLAMILRYMGLEPSYDKYGKFTGVKVTPLENLTLNVNGVTINRPRVDVLITISGLFRDTFSYTVGILDQAVRQVANLQESPEDNYVRKHYLADLNKYTQSGMSSADADILAGARIFGPPPEAYGTGLGQLIPSTSKWDDDADLVDTYLSRMSYIYGSGVYGINGLEAFKNQLKNVDATVMVRDNNYGLLDNDDVFQFLGGMTLAAKTLSGKDVDVYIANTRSNPHIETLGQFLSTEVWTRILNPKWREGMLNEGYSGANHIASEIAHLFAWAVVTPGAVSNNIWNQIASAYFFDSVVSAKFLNANPYAFASAAAWLLEANRRGLWEADSATISQLKDIYMKVIRDYGVVCCHHTCGNVEFTNYVVVGSTLSSEQIQEFVAIMEAATGKTVTMGSTGTPSQPTGSASSPGASSSAGASSGSQPATESGAQGASESQSTSEPAQTAGSDGSSKTYEVSQKSSSSPQSSMPIVAIVGVLILVGLVGFGYFKGAIFKK, from the coding sequence GTGAAAATCTTGAGAAAACAAACGATTTTACTAGTAACGACAATTGTTTTCGCACTGCTCCTGTGTGGAGCAGTATCAGCAGAAGATTCACAGGAGGTAATGGGCAATGGGAATTATACTCAAAATTCAAGCTATAATAACAGTGAAACAGTAATTGACCCCGAGATAACACTGAATATAACCCTGGAGCATCCTGAGGCACTGGCGGATAATAAGTTACCATCTGTTAATGTAACTGACAGTAACGGGAACGTGGTTAATGGTGTAACCGTAACCAGTCTGGGCAATAACCTTTACCGGGTTAATTTCGCCAGCAGTCTGACCAGTTTCATCCTGAACATAAGTGCCCTGGGACATGTACCTCAAAGTGTGAATGTACAGGTATTTGTCAAAAATTCCACAGATCCTACTCTTTATGGTCAGGCTAATGTAACTCTAAGAGCTTACAATCTCTTGATATTAAGTGGATCACCCAATGTTTCTCCCACGTTTGTTAACTCCAACGAGGCATTAAGGGAAGAAGGTTACTACTTCAACCTGAACCATTTCACCAACACGGAAATAACCTCTGGAGATGCAGATATAGAAAACAGGATAAGGCAGATGGCTGCCAAGGCAGACATTATTGTAATTCAAATGATAAGTGAAACAGATACAGTGGCCAAATTAAGAGAACTCATTGCAGGTACAAACGCCACCATACTGGCTATAAAATGTGGTGTTACATTCATAAACGACCCTACCATAGATTCCAATGATACAGAGCTACGAACCTACTGGGATCAATCTGGTGAAGAAAACATGGCCAGATTCCAGCTCAAAGCACTTCAAAGAGTGGGAATGGCTGTTGATCCATCCAGAGATTTAAGTGCAGTTATTTATCCCACCGAGTTCATCTACCACCCAGATTCTACGAAACCCATGTACACCAGCTGGAGTGATTACTACAACTGGTACACCCAACAGAGTGGTCATTACCATGAAAATGCTCCCTGGATTGGAATGGTTGCTTACAATACCATTTTCCTCAATGGAAATGGTGCTATATTGGAAGCAATCTTGAGAAGCTTGGAAGCAAAGGGGCTCAACGTAATTTTGGTTATAACCAATGGAAATCCCGGACGAATAAATGCCATCAACAACTTCTTCATGGATGGCAACAACACCAGGATAAGTGCCATGGTGGCATGTGTTGGTTATACCATGGTCTACACCAGTAGTGACATGGTATCATCATTGAACCAGAGTATAGATTTACTGGAAAAGCTGGGTGTACCCATATTTGCACCGATCTATGCGTCTGATCTTGAAAACTGGGAGAATGACTCTTCCGGACTTTCCAGTGAGATCTACTGGCAGGTAGCTTTTCCAGAGATGGAGGGAAGGATCGAACCTATTATGCTGGGAGGAGTTGTATCAGCCGAAACAGATCCTTACACGGGGATCAGTGTTAAAAGGTACATACCTTTAACCGATAGGGTGGAAAGAGTGGCCAATCGAGTTTTTAACTGGACACAGCTCCAGACACTACCTGATGCGGAGAAAAAAATAGCAATTATCTATTACAATCTTTCAGGTGGAAAAGATGGAGTGGAAGCATCCTATCTCAATGTTCCGGCCAGTATAGCTGAAATACTCAAAGCTCTAAAAGCAGAAGGTTACACCATCCCTGATGAGTACTCTGTTGATTACATAATCAATGTGTTAACCACCGTGGGTAACAATGTTGGTTCTTGGGCTCCTGGAGAACTGCAGAAACTGGTGGAAGCTGGTGCCATCACCATACCTATAGAACAATACATGCAGTGGTTCAGTACCCTGCCTGAAGAACTACAGCAGGAAGTCATTGCAGCATGGGGTCCTATCCCTGGAAGTGTGATGGTTTACAATGGAAGCATTGTAATTCCTGGTATCATGTTGGGGAATATATTCCTGGGTGCTCAGCCAATGCGTGGCTGGGGAGAAAACTCCACAGACATCGCCCACTCGGCAACTCTACCACCAACACACCAGTACATAGCATTTTACATGTGGTTACAGAACTCAATGCAGGCCAATGCAGTGATACACCTGGGAACACACGGAACACTGGAATGGTTACCTGGTAGAAGTGTGGGACTCGGTGCAGATGACTGGCCAGATATCCTCCTGGGAGACATACCTAATATTTATCCCTATATTGTGGATAACACTGGAGAAGGAACCCAAGCCAAAAGAAGAGGATACGCAGTTATTATTGACCATTTAACTGCACCATTAATTGCTTCTGGTCTATACGGTGATCTGGCAACTCTGCAGGATCTGATGAACAGTTACGACAGTACCAGCGATCCAGAAAGAAGATCCATTCTTCAAAATGAAATTCTGGCCTTGATTGCCAAGTTGAATTTGAATGAGGATATCAACCTTAACCTGGAAACAACTCCATTTGCAACCATCAAAAATGAGATCCAGCATCATCTAGAAGATATTGCAGCAACACTCATGCCTTATGGATTGCACACCTTCGGTCTTGCCCTTTCTGGTGAAATTCTGGATCAGATGGTGGAATCCATAGTGAGTTTCGATCCAGCTAACCGGGACAACGATGAATTTCGGGAAATGCTCAGGAATTTATTGGCTCAGAATTATGAAATGCAGAACTTACTGGCTGCACTACGAGGAGAATATATATCACCGTCATTGGGTGGTGATCCTATTCGGAGAGCAGAAGATGTTCTGCCCACTGGTACCAATTTCTATTCCTTTGACCCCCGATCAGTACCAGACAAAACTGCATGGGTTATTGGTTCCAAACTGGCCGATGAAATGTTAGCTGCTTATTATGCTGAACATAAATGTTTCCCTGAAACTGTGGGAATTGTGGTCTGGTCCACAGAGACCATGCGAACCTGTGGTCAGAGCTTGGCAATGATTCTCCGATACATGGGGTTAGAACCAAGTTACGATAAATACGGTAAATTCACTGGAGTTAAAGTCACTCCTTTGGAGAACTTAACCCTAAACGTAAATGGTGTAACCATTAACCGACCTCGAGTAGATGTCTTAATAACCATCAGTGGTCTTTTCAGAGACACATTCTCCTACACGGTGGGAATACTCGATCAGGCAGTCCGACAGGTTGCCAATCTGCAGGAAAGCCCTGAAGATAACTACGTCCGGAAACATTACCTGGCAGATCTGAATAAATACACCCAGAGTGGAATGAGTTCTGCCGATGCTGATATTCTGGCGGGAGCACGAATATTCGGACCACCACCAGAAGCCTATGGAACTGGACTTGGTCAGCTAATACCCTCCACATCTAAATGGGATGATGATGCGGATTTAGTGGATACCTACCTCTCCAGAATGTCTTACATCTACGGTAGTGGTGTTTATGGTATCAATGGTTTGGAAGCTTTTAAAAATCAGTTAAAAAATGTCGATGCAACTGTAATGGTTAGAGATAACAACTATGGACTTCTAGACAACGATGACGTTTTCCAATTCCTGGGTGGTATGACTTTGGCTGCTAAAACTCTTTCAGGTAAGGATGTGGATGTTTACATTGCAAATACCCGATCTAACCCTCATATTGAGACTCTTGGTCAGTTTTTATCCACTGAAGTTTGGACTCGTATTTTAAATCCTAAGTGGAGAGAAGGTATGCTTAACGAAGGCTATTCTGGGGCTAACCACATTGCCAGTGAAATTGCACATTTATTTGCATGGGCGGTAGTCACTCCTGGGGCAGTGTCCAATAACATTTGGAATCAAATTGCCAGTGCATACTTCTTTGATTCTGTTGTTAGTGCGAAGTTTTTGAATGCCAATCCTTACGCATTTGCTTCAGCAGCTGCTTGGTTACTGGAAGCTAACCGAAGAGGATTATGGGAAGCAGATTCAGCAACTATATCTCAGCTCAAAGATATCTATATGAAAGTTATCCGTGATTATGGGGTTGTTTGCTGTCACCACACATGTGGAAATGTGGAATTTACCAATTATGTGGTTGTTGGGTCCACACTAAGTTCAGAACAGATTCAGGAATTTGTGGCTATTATGGAAGCTGCTACCGGTAAAACTGTGACCATGGGTTCAACTGGAACACCTTCCCAGCCAACCGGTTCAGCTTCATCCCCCGGTGCATCCTCTTCTGCTGGTGCTTCATCGGGAAGTCAACCCGCCACAGAAAGTGGAGCTCAAGGTGCATCTGAATCCCAATCTACATCTGAACCTGCCCAAACTGCTGGCAGTGATGGATCTTCCAAAACATATGAAGTATCCCAGAAGAGTTCTTCTTCTCCACAGTCCAGCATGCCCATAGTTGCTATTGTGGGAGTGTTGATACTGGTAGGCCTGGTAGGATTTGGTTACTTCAAGGGAGCGATATTTAAAAAATAA
- a CDS encoding FeoA family protein, translated as MSLAMASENENLKIVQVWHGGKFEKKLREMGIYKDSQIKVVKNDIPGPLIVDVKGSRLILGRGQAQKIMVEAS; from the coding sequence ATGAGTTTAGCAATGGCCTCAGAAAATGAAAACCTGAAAATCGTCCAGGTATGGCACGGGGGCAAGTTCGAAAAAAAACTCCGGGAAATGGGAATATACAAAGATTCCCAGATCAAAGTAGTAAAAAATGACATCCCTGGGCCATTAATCGTGGATGTTAAGGGTTCCCGCCTCATACTGGGGCGAGGACAGGCACAGAAGATAATGGTCGAAGCCAGTTGA
- a CDS encoding energy-coupling factor transporter transmembrane component T — translation MKLTIIHPAVYVLYYFILIIFAFLYNDPYYLISFLILISVLIALQGISQEFKSIIKFFIPMSILIIILNPLTSHVGTTQIYIVGNFSITLEALVYGILMSVSLLIILLVFSSYNRAVSYQEMLYLFSKRFPHISMVIIMALRFVPLLSYRLTEVNKVSSFNEKKTTDGKGESRIEKIKKTANMLAVVVSWSLEESMLTAKSMKARGYGIKRRTNYLSYKIQRIDYIFFLFIGITVMISIFGLLEGYGRIEVYPTISFNISENVLSIYYLAFLFLLSPIIYLELKERLLWLD, via the coding sequence GTGAAACTAACCATCATCCATCCAGCAGTCTATGTCCTATACTACTTCATCCTGATAATATTCGCATTCTTATACAACGATCCCTACTATCTTATATCATTTTTAATTTTAATCTCAGTTTTAATAGCGTTACAGGGCATCAGCCAGGAATTTAAAAGCATAATCAAGTTCTTCATTCCCATGTCCATTCTGATTATCATCTTGAATCCGTTAACATCCCACGTGGGAACCACCCAGATATATATTGTGGGAAACTTCTCCATCACACTAGAAGCACTGGTTTATGGAATTTTAATGAGTGTTTCCCTGTTAATTATATTGTTAGTATTCTCATCTTACAATCGGGCGGTTTCATATCAGGAAATGCTTTACCTTTTTTCAAAGCGCTTCCCCCATATCTCAATGGTAATCATAATGGCACTACGTTTTGTTCCCCTGTTAAGCTACAGATTAACTGAGGTAAATAAGGTCTCAAGTTTCAATGAAAAGAAAACTACCGATGGAAAAGGTGAATCCCGGATTGAAAAAATTAAAAAAACCGCAAATATGCTGGCAGTAGTTGTTTCATGGTCCCTGGAAGAATCCATGCTCACTGCAAAGTCAATGAAAGCCAGGGGATACGGCATTAAAAGAAGAACCAATTATCTTTCATATAAAATCCAAAGAATCGATTATATCTTTTTTCTATTTATAGGGATCACCGTCATGATAAGCATCTTTGGTCTCCTGGAAGGATACGGTAGAATTGAAGTTTACCCCACCATTAGCTTCAATATTTCAGAAAACGTTCTGAGCATTTACTACCTTGCATTCCTGTTTTTATTGAGTCCAATCATTTATTTAGAACTAAAAGAAAGGCTGTTGTGGCTAGATTAG
- a CDS encoding permease produces MSFIVNFLQFFYQILIENSFFILLGFLLAGFIHILLPSHLLGKLVGNSTIGGILKGILIGLPLPICACGIVPAAIALKDKGIRDSVSAAFLVSTSGFSVSSIVPSYSFLGLPLTLMRPVVAAISGVTAGILVHLFGDDGQATNKVILTENNPQTESGSFKNSNNSHCTVDSWDGGHCGGCNPELFDFADTVTDNYNHSEEEHSEPRDRADETTDRADEIYDKLKEVFRYSFKDTFSEVSTSLLIGLLFAALMGTLMSMGMPWDFLRTFASDPVLSLFILLLVAIPIYVCPTASIPLALAFIFMGFTPGSILVFIYAGPATNMAALSMILAKFKKRFFTIYLASIVVVSLIVGYAVNLFSDFFLNAVTVSELNAYTGFIPFSAKLLSAFLLMALLVYGIYRSWILPRRLVENHEK; encoded by the coding sequence ATGAGTTTCATTGTCAATTTCCTGCAATTTTTTTACCAGATACTCATTGAAAATTCATTTTTCATTTTGTTAGGATTCTTACTAGCAGGATTTATTCACATTCTCCTTCCTTCTCATTTACTGGGGAAATTAGTAGGTAATTCAACTATAGGTGGAATATTAAAGGGGATTCTTATTGGTTTACCTCTCCCTATCTGTGCCTGTGGAATTGTACCAGCAGCCATAGCCCTAAAAGATAAGGGGATCCGGGATTCAGTTTCGGCAGCATTTTTGGTTTCAACATCCGGTTTTAGTGTAAGTTCCATTGTGCCCTCTTACTCCTTTCTGGGTCTTCCTTTAACTTTAATGCGTCCAGTTGTAGCAGCAATTTCTGGAGTAACTGCTGGGATTCTGGTACACTTATTTGGAGATGATGGCCAAGCAACGAATAAGGTAATTTTAACCGAAAATAATCCTCAAACAGAGTCGGGTAGTTTTAAAAATTCAAATAATTCACATTGTACTGTTGACAGCTGGGATGGTGGACACTGCGGTGGTTGTAACCCGGAACTCTTTGACTTTGCAGATACTGTTACTGATAATTATAATCATTCGGAAGAGGAACATTCTGAGCCCAGAGATAGGGCAGATGAAACCACTGATAGGGCAGATGAAATATATGATAAACTTAAGGAAGTTTTTAGGTACTCATTTAAAGACACATTTTCAGAAGTTTCCACATCTCTTTTAATAGGACTTCTTTTCGCTGCATTGATGGGTACCCTGATGAGTATGGGCATGCCCTGGGATTTTTTAAGGACCTTTGCATCTGATCCAGTTTTATCCCTTTTTATACTCCTCTTGGTAGCTATTCCAATATATGTCTGCCCCACAGCTTCCATTCCCCTTGCACTGGCCTTCATATTCATGGGATTCACACCAGGAAGCATACTGGTTTTTATCTATGCTGGTCCCGCCACCAACATGGCAGCATTGTCCATGATACTGGCTAAATTCAAAAAAAGATTTTTCACCATCTACTTAGCGTCCATTGTGGTTGTGTCCCTTATTGTGGGTTACGCTGTCAATCTATTCAGTGATTTTTTCCTCAACGCAGTCACAGTCAGTGAACTTAATGCTTACACCGGGTTCATCCCTTTTTCAGCTAAACTCCTATCTGCATTCTTACTGATGGCGCTACTGGTTTATGGTATCTACCGCAGCTGGATATTACCTCGAAGATTAGTTGAAAATCATGAAAAATGA
- a CDS encoding ABC transporter ATP-binding protein: MSLIRFEDFSFKYPHTENTLSDITLDVDEGEFILLCGPSGSGKTTLLANLKNEIRPKGDSNGIIYYDGENIKDLEDEKSASEIGFLFQNPEDQMVSDNVLQEIAFPLENMGLSTGEIRNRVAEMTAFFGLDKHLYKKVNELSGGQKQLVNLCSLLVLKPRLLLLDEPTSQLDPIAAYDFLSILRRLNEEFSITIIATEHKIDNMFPFIDKAVFLRDGSIKYCDKPRSICSEAWTDNIFSNYLPYVTRINFLLQSKYDFLGEMDIPLNIREGRANLNLLNDELKKSQTSLYPLDATVSINPTISSNYDKDENGNENLVNSSQNTLISCKDIWFGYVPENIVLKGISMDIHQGEFISILGGNGTGKTTLLQILAGLIKAKKGKVNYRKNLKMGYVHQNPMIHFRQETVMEEFSEFSPEITQIHQSGNKKRDNHEKGFKIFKSIFKSRKTNDSTITASNNTRSKSLNSSPSVLFEDEKIRFEDEKNLFENEKLKLIELFGLSHLLDKHPYDCSGGEQQKIAIVKALLTRPDILFLDEPTKGIDPVSKLHLADLMKNLQNNGLTIVMTTHDIDFAAEYSKRCMLLFDGGIQVDDYPRAIFSNNNFYTTFVNRMVKDYLPDGITMSDVKKEWVI, translated from the coding sequence ATGAGTTTAATAAGATTTGAAGATTTCAGTTTCAAATACCCCCATACTGAGAATACACTTTCTGATATCACACTGGATGTGGATGAAGGAGAATTCATTTTACTGTGCGGACCTTCTGGTTCAGGTAAAACAACTCTTTTAGCTAATCTTAAAAATGAAATACGGCCCAAAGGAGACTCAAATGGTATTATTTATTATGATGGAGAAAATATAAAGGATCTAGAAGATGAAAAATCTGCCTCAGAGATTGGATTTCTGTTTCAAAATCCTGAAGATCAAATGGTTTCTGATAATGTTCTCCAGGAAATTGCTTTTCCCCTGGAGAATATGGGCCTATCCACCGGTGAAATTCGAAACAGAGTTGCAGAGATGACTGCATTTTTCGGCCTGGATAAACATCTATATAAAAAGGTCAATGAACTATCTGGAGGTCAAAAACAGCTGGTTAACCTATGTTCACTCCTGGTTTTAAAGCCCAGACTACTCCTTTTAGATGAGCCCACATCACAGCTTGACCCCATCGCTGCCTATGATTTTTTGTCCATTCTCAGAAGGTTGAATGAGGAGTTTTCCATTACCATAATTGCCACGGAACATAAAATAGATAACATGTTTCCTTTTATTGATAAAGCAGTGTTCTTAAGGGATGGAAGTATAAAGTACTGTGATAAACCACGCAGTATATGTTCTGAAGCATGGACAGATAATATTTTCAGTAATTACCTCCCCTATGTAACACGGATAAACTTCCTCCTCCAGTCCAAATATGATTTTTTAGGTGAAATGGATATCCCACTCAATATAAGGGAAGGACGTGCCAATTTAAATCTTTTAAATGATGAATTGAAAAAATCTCAAACATCCCTATACCCCTTAGACGCTACAGTATCTATAAACCCCACAATATCCTCAAATTACGATAAAGATGAAAATGGAAATGAAAACCTGGTTAATTCATCCCAGAATACCCTGATAAGCTGTAAAGATATCTGGTTTGGTTACGTGCCAGAAAATATTGTTCTAAAGGGAATTTCTATGGATATCCACCAGGGAGAATTCATCAGTATACTGGGAGGAAACGGAACCGGTAAAACAACCCTATTACAAATTTTAGCCGGACTTATTAAGGCAAAAAAAGGGAAAGTCAATTATCGAAAAAATTTAAAAATGGGATATGTCCATCAGAACCCCATGATTCATTTCAGGCAGGAAACAGTCATGGAAGAGTTTTCAGAATTCTCCCCAGAAATTACCCAAATCCATCAATCTGGGAATAAAAAAAGAGATAATCATGAAAAGGGATTTAAAATCTTTAAATCAATTTTTAAATCCAGAAAAACGAATGATTCCACGATAACAGCCTCGAACAATACCCGTTCTAAATCTTTAAATTCAAGCCCCAGTGTCCTCTTTGAAGATGAAAAAATACGATTTGAAGATGAAAAAAACCTCTTTGAAAATGAAAAATTGAAACTGATTGAACTTTTCGGATTGTCCCATCTTCTGGATAAACATCCTTACGATTGTAGTGGAGGCGAACAACAAAAAATAGCCATTGTAAAAGCGCTGTTAACACGCCCAGATATTCTGTTTTTGGATGAACCAACCAAAGGTATTGACCCGGTTAGTAAGTTACATCTTGCGGATTTAATGAAAAACTTACAAAACAACGGTTTAACCATTGTGATGACCACTCATGATATTGATTTTGCAGCAGAATACTCTAAAAGATGTATGCTGCTCTTTGATGGAGGAATACAGGTTGATGATTATCCCCGGGCAATTTTTTCCAATAATAATTTTTATACCACCTTCGTAAACAGGATGGTTAAGGATTACCTGCCAGATGGCATTACCATGAGCGATGTGAAGAAGGAATGGGTAATCTGA
- the feoB gene encoding ferrous iron transport protein B, producing the protein MEKLKIALAGNPNVGKSTLFNRWTGMRQHVGNWPGKTVEKKEGTFKYNQYEMEVVDLPGNYSLTAYSVEEVVSRDYIVDEKPDVIVNVIDAANIERNLYLTVQMMELGANLVLALNMNKFARDKGLKINKKQLSELLGVPVIEIEAVDETGGEELLKSIVKVSKSPNIVLGRLEYGNEVSEHIQQIQEIIDQDLSTDEKLSVLNAPSSWIALKLLEDDPEITKKIEDSGKGQRVLQNVKKMQKHFNDVFGDDADAAITDARYGFIAGLVSESVKKPKIDKVTRSDMIDRIVTHKYLGIPIFLLIMWLTFQITFTLGDPLGGYIETAFGWLGETVAANMGEGFLTSFIVDGIIGGVGGVLVFVPIIFILFLVLSVLEDSGYLARAAFVMDRFMHKLVGLHGKSFIPMILGFGCAVPGIMATRTLENERDRLLTMLIVPFMSCSARLPVYALIVAAFFSAYQGWVIFSLYLLGIVVAIIMAAIFKKTLFKGMSAPFVMELPPYRMPTVKGALIHMWERGALFLKKAGTIILALSVVIWALSSLPVGVEYASQDSITGQIGTTLAPVFAPLGFGEWQATVAVIYGFLAKEVVVSTFGILYGVGEDGGADATNSGETSSNETTSSNGVAQTEQVSNGTPVEGSSADASNAEEKSPEEDPGFVAVMQELFTPLSAYAYMVFILLYIPCMATLATIRRETNSWKWPAFAAVYTFVVAYAVSFVVYQGGMLLGF; encoded by the coding sequence ATGGAAAAACTAAAAATAGCCCTGGCAGGAAACCCCAACGTGGGTAAAAGCACCCTCTTCAACCGCTGGACTGGAATGCGGCAGCACGTAGGTAACTGGCCCGGTAAAACCGTGGAAAAAAAGGAAGGAACCTTCAAGTACAACCAGTATGAAATGGAAGTGGTTGACCTTCCAGGTAACTACAGTTTAACTGCCTATTCAGTGGAGGAAGTGGTTTCCAGGGATTATATTGTGGATGAAAAGCCAGATGTTATTGTTAATGTTATTGATGCAGCCAACATAGAAAGAAATCTTTATTTAACTGTTCAAATGATGGAATTAGGTGCTAACCTAGTTTTAGCACTTAACATGAACAAATTTGCCCGGGATAAAGGACTTAAAATCAACAAAAAACAGTTATCAGAGCTTTTAGGAGTTCCGGTGATTGAAATTGAAGCAGTGGATGAAACCGGGGGTGAAGAACTCCTCAAATCCATAGTAAAAGTTTCAAAATCACCAAATATTGTACTGGGCAGACTGGAATATGGAAACGAGGTTTCAGAGCATATCCAGCAAATCCAGGAAATCATTGACCAGGACCTCTCTACCGATGAGAAACTATCTGTTTTAAATGCGCCTTCAAGCTGGATAGCTCTTAAATTACTGGAAGATGATCCAGAAATCACGAAGAAAATTGAAGATTCTGGAAAAGGTCAAAGAGTACTTCAGAACGTTAAAAAGATGCAAAAACATTTCAATGATGTTTTTGGTGATGATGCAGATGCAGCCATTACCGATGCCCGGTATGGTTTCATAGCCGGACTGGTCTCTGAATCAGTAAAAAAACCTAAAATCGATAAAGTCACCCGATCCGACATGATTGACCGGATCGTGACTCATAAATATTTAGGAATACCAATATTCCTCCTTATAATGTGGCTCACTTTCCAGATAACCTTCACTCTGGGTGACCCCCTGGGGGGCTATATTGAAACCGCTTTTGGCTGGCTGGGAGAAACAGTAGCTGCTAATATGGGTGAAGGATTCCTGACATCATTCATTGTTGATGGAATAATCGGTGGTGTGGGTGGTGTACTGGTTTTCGTACCCATAATCTTCATACTGTTTTTAGTACTCAGTGTCCTGGAAGACAGTGGATACCTGGCCAGAGCTGCATTTGTAATGGACCGTTTCATGCACAAACTGGTTGGTCTCCATGGGAAATCATTCATACCCATGATACTCGGTTTTGGATGTGCAGTACCTGGAATAATGGCCACCAGAACCCTGGAAAATGAGAGAGATCGACTACTGACCATGTTAATTGTTCCCTTCATGTCCTGCAGTGCCCGGTTACCGGTTTATGCACTGATTGTAGCTGCATTTTTCTCAGCATACCAGGGATGGGTTATATTCTCCCTGTACCTTTTGGGAATAGTGGTGGCAATTATAATGGCTGCCATATTCAAGAAAACCCTGTTCAAAGGAATGTCAGCACCATTTGTAATGGAACTACCTCCCTACAGAATGCCCACAGTCAAGGGTGCCCTCATCCACATGTGGGAAAGAGGAGCACTCTTCCTGAAGAAGGCCGGTACCATAATATTAGCACTATCGGTAGTGATCTGGGCCCTCAGTAGCCTCCCAGTGGGAGTGGAATATGCATCCCAGGACAGTATCACCGGACAGATAGGAACCACCCTGGCCCCGGTATTTGCACCCCTCGGATTTGGGGAATGGCAGGCCACAGTAGCTGTAATCTATGGATTCCTGGCCAAAGAGGTGGTGGTAAGTACATTTGGTATCCTCTATGGAGTGGGTGAAGATGGTGGGGCAGATGCAACAAATAGTGGAGAAACATCTTCTAATGAAACAACATCTTCTAATGGAGTAGCTCAGACAGAACAGGTATCAAATGGAACCCCTGTAGAAGGATCATCTGCTGATGCATCTAACGCCGAAGAAAAATCACCGGAAGAAGATCCAGGTTTTGTTGCAGTGATGCAGGAATTATTCACTCCCCTATCTGCCTATGCCTACATGGTATTCATACTCCTTTACATACCCTGTATGGCTACCTTAGCCACCATAAGACGTGAAACCAACTCATGGAAATGGCCAGCATTTGCTGCAGTGTACACCTTTGTGGTGGCTTATGCAGTTTCATTTGTGGTTTACCAGGGAGGAATGCTCCTGGGATTTTAG